In Janibacter sp. CX7, a single genomic region encodes these proteins:
- a CDS encoding acyl-CoA dehydrogenase, which translates to MGHYKSNLRDIEFNLFEVFGRDEVLGQGPYEAVDADTAREMLKEYARLAENELAESFADADRNPPVFDPETSSVAMPESFKKSYKAFQDAGFWSLDLPEELDGTVAPPSLRWAMNELVLGANPAIGMFGASYSFAKLLFLLGNDEQKKLAKWIAEKGWHCTMVLTEPDAGSDVGAGRTKATDNGDGTWNIEGVKRFITSAESDMTDNVVHFVLARPEGAGPGTKGLSLFILTKYAVDLETGELGERNGVYVTNVEKKMGLKVSTTCEVTFGEKHAAVGTLFGDVHDGIAQMFRVIENARMMVGTKAIATLSTGYLNALEYAKERVQGADLTTPAKDAPRVTITHHPDVRRSLMLQKAYAEGLRALVTLTSSQQDTVDLEQLATGSEAIADDSPAAMANRVNDLLLPIVKGLGSERAWTLLGTESLQTFGGSGFLQEYPIEQYVRDAKIDTLYEGTTAIQGQDFFFRKIVRDNGQALGHIAMQIQEFAQDVDAQGGALKHERELLGQGLENVQGILGAMFQALMASDPKQEGSDVTNIYKVGQNTSRLLLGAGDLVVGWLLLRQAAVATEALEAGAEGKDKDFYTGKVAAASFFAKNVLPLLAGERAIAEATDNTLMDVPETAF; encoded by the coding sequence ATGGGTCACTACAAGAGCAACCTGCGCGACATCGAGTTCAACCTCTTCGAGGTCTTCGGTCGCGACGAGGTCCTGGGCCAGGGCCCCTACGAGGCGGTCGACGCCGACACCGCGCGCGAGATGCTCAAGGAGTACGCGCGTCTGGCCGAGAACGAGCTCGCCGAGTCCTTCGCCGACGCCGACCGCAACCCCCCGGTCTTCGACCCCGAGACCTCGTCCGTGGCGATGCCCGAGTCCTTCAAGAAGTCCTACAAGGCCTTCCAGGACGCCGGCTTCTGGTCGCTCGACCTGCCCGAGGAGCTCGACGGCACCGTCGCTCCCCCGTCGCTGCGCTGGGCGATGAACGAGCTCGTCCTCGGCGCCAACCCGGCCATCGGCATGTTCGGCGCGAGCTACTCCTTCGCCAAGCTGCTCTTCCTGCTCGGCAACGACGAGCAGAAGAAGCTCGCGAAGTGGATCGCGGAGAAGGGCTGGCACTGCACCATGGTGCTCACCGAGCCCGACGCCGGTTCCGACGTCGGGGCCGGCCGGACCAAGGCCACCGACAACGGTGACGGCACCTGGAACATCGAGGGCGTCAAGCGCTTCATCACCTCGGCCGAGTCGGACATGACCGACAACGTCGTCCACTTCGTCCTCGCCCGCCCCGAGGGCGCCGGCCCGGGCACCAAGGGCCTGAGCCTCTTCATCCTCACCAAGTACGCGGTCGACCTCGAGACCGGCGAGCTCGGCGAGCGCAACGGCGTCTACGTCACCAACGTCGAGAAGAAGATGGGCCTGAAGGTCTCGACGACCTGCGAGGTCACCTTCGGCGAGAAGCACGCCGCCGTCGGCACCCTCTTCGGCGACGTCCACGACGGCATCGCGCAGATGTTCCGCGTCATCGAGAACGCCCGGATGATGGTCGGCACCAAGGCCATCGCCACCCTCTCGACCGGCTACCTCAACGCGCTCGAGTACGCCAAGGAGCGCGTCCAGGGCGCCGACCTGACGACGCCGGCCAAGGACGCCCCGCGCGTGACGATCACCCACCACCCCGACGTGCGCCGCAGCCTCATGCTGCAGAAGGCCTACGCCGAGGGCCTGCGAGCGCTCGTCACGCTCACCTCGAGCCAGCAGGACACCGTCGACCTCGAGCAGCTCGCCACGGGCAGCGAGGCGATCGCCGACGACTCCCCCGCCGCGATGGCCAACCGGGTCAACGACCTGCTCCTGCCGATCGTCAAGGGCCTGGGCTCCGAGCGGGCATGGACCCTCCTCGGCACCGAGTCGCTGCAGACCTTCGGTGGCTCCGGCTTCCTGCAGGAGTACCCGATCGAGCAGTACGTCCGCGACGCGAAGATCGACACCCTCTACGAGGGCACGACGGCCATCCAGGGCCAGGACTTCTTCTTCCGCAAGATCGTGCGTGACAACGGCCAGGCGCTGGGTCACATCGCGATGCAGATCCAGGAGTTCGCCCAGGACGTCGACGCGCAGGGCGGCGCGCTCAAGCACGAGCGCGAGCTGCTCGGCCAGGGCCTGGAGAACGTCCAGGGCATCCTCGGCGCGATGTTCCAGGCGCTCATGGCCTCCGACCCCAAGCAGGAGGGCTCTGACGTCACCAACATCTACAAGGTCGGCCAGAACACCTCGCGTCTGCTGCTCGGTGCCGGTGACCTCGTCGTCGGCTGGCTGCTGCTGCGCCAGGCCGCCGTCGCCACCGAGGCCCTCGAGGCCGGCGCGGAGGGCAAGGACAAGGACTTCTACACGGGCAAGGTCGCCGCGGCGAGCTTCTTCGCCAAGAACGTCCTGCCGCTTCTCGCCGGCGAGCGCGCCATCGCGGAGGCCACGGACAACACCCTGATGGACGTGCCCGAGACGGCCTTCTGA
- a CDS encoding DUF6458 family protein, with translation MYIGAGIFLLLVGLVIVFAYNGDMSIAGLDLNAIGWIAIALGALAIILSFLFTNRRRETVVRDDRRY, from the coding sequence ATGTACATCGGAGCCGGCATCTTCCTGCTGCTCGTGGGTCTGGTCATCGTCTTCGCCTACAACGGCGACATGTCCATCGCGGGTCTGGACCTCAACGCCATCGGCTGGATCGCCATCGCCCTGGGCGCCCTGGCGATCATCCTCAGCTTCCTCTTCACCAACCGCCGTCGCGAGACGGTCGTGCGCGACGACCGTCGCTACTGA